The following proteins come from a genomic window of Puntigrus tetrazona isolate hp1 chromosome 15, ASM1883169v1, whole genome shotgun sequence:
- the arfip2a gene encoding arfaptin-2a isoform X4 yields MTDSILSKAATMEIPINSNGDSRTAEDDSLEQDLQQVMVSGPNLNETSIVSGGYGGAAEGIIPTSSIKDIRSKSRGITPSQSAASRIANQPGHYPAPSMHHSNSNPSMMSEEATRGVAVEKFDSVKKWSINTYKCTKQMFSERFGRGTKTVDLELEAQIDVLRETKMKYERILRLARELTNHFYNMVQTQQALGDTFADLSQKSPELQDEFGYNAETQRLLCKNGETLLGAINFFVSSINTLVNKTMEDTLMTIKMYENARLEFDAYRTDLEELSVGPRDAAAMMRFEIAQQQYQIQKDKYERLHSDVSIKLKFLEENKVKVMHKQLLLFHNAISAYFAGNQQQLEQTLRQFNVKLKPPGSDKPSWLEEQ; encoded by the exons ATGACAGATAGTATTTTGAGCAAAGCCGCCACTATGGAAATCCCCATCAACAGCAATGGGGACAGCAGGACGGCAGAGGACGACAGTCTTGAGCAG GACTTGCAGCAAGTGATGGTGTCTGGACCAAACCTGAATGAAACCAGTATAGTGTCTGGAGGCTATGGAGGGGCAGCAGAGGGCATCATACCCACCAGTTCCATCAAAG acATCCGCTCCAAATCCAGGGGCATCACTCCCAGCCAATCAGCCGCCAGTCGGATAGCAAACCAGCCGGGACATTACCCAG ctcccagcatgcaccacAGCAACAGCAACCCATCTATGATGTCAGAGGAAGCCACGAGAGGAGTAGCGGTAGAGAAATTTGACAGCGTGAAAAAGTGGAGCATTAACACGTACAAG TGCACAAAGCAGATGTTTTCAGAGCGCTTTGGTCGTGGCACAAAGACGGTGGACCTGGAGCTTGAGGCTCAGATTGATGTGCTAAGAGAGACTAAGATGAAGTATGAGCGTATTCTGAGACTAGCACGTGAGCTCACCAACCACTTCTACAACATGGTGCAGACTCAGCAGGCTCTTGGAGACACCTTTGCTGATCTTAGCCAGAAATCACCAGAATTGCag GATGAGTTTGGCTATAATGCAGAGACACAAAGACTGCTATGCAAGAATGGAGAGACGCTCCTGGGTGCCATCAATTTCTTTGTGTCCAGCATTAATACATTAGTCAACAAAACCATGGAGGACACACTCATGACCATCAAGATGTATGAGAATGCAAG ACTGGAGTTCGATGCCTATAGAACAGACCTGGAGGAGTTGAGTGTGGGTCCGCGGGATGCTGCGGCCATGATGCGCTTTGAGATTGCTCAGCAGCAGTACCAGATCCAAAAAGACAAGTATGAACGACTGCACAGTGACGTTAGCATCAAACTCAAGTTTCTGGAGGAGAATAAG GTAAAAGTGATGCACAAGCAGCTCCTACTGTTTCATAATGCCATCTCGGCATATTTCGCTGGAAACCAGCAGCAGCTGGAACAGACTCTCAGACAGTTCAACGTGAAATTGAAGCCACCGGGTTCTGACAAGCCGTCATGGCTTGAGGAGCAGTGA
- the arfip2a gene encoding arfaptin-2a isoform X6: MTDSILSKAATMEIPINSNGDSRTAEDDSLEQDLQQVMVSGPNLNETSIVSGGYGGAAEGIIPTSSIKAPSMHHSNSNPSMMSEEATRGVAVEKFDSVKKWSINTYKCTKQMFSERFGRGTKTVDLELEAQIDVLRETKMKYERILRLARELTNHFYNMVQTQQALGDTFADLSQKSPELQDEFGYNAETQRLLCKNGETLLGAINFFVSSINTLVNKTMEDTLMTIKMYENARLEFDAYRTDLEELSVGPRDAAAMMRFEIAQQQYQIQKDKYERLHSDVSIKLKFLEENKVKVMHKQLLLFHNAISAYFAGNQQQLEQTLRQFNVKLKPPGSDKPSWLEEQ, from the exons ATGACAGATAGTATTTTGAGCAAAGCCGCCACTATGGAAATCCCCATCAACAGCAATGGGGACAGCAGGACGGCAGAGGACGACAGTCTTGAGCAG GACTTGCAGCAAGTGATGGTGTCTGGACCAAACCTGAATGAAACCAGTATAGTGTCTGGAGGCTATGGAGGGGCAGCAGAGGGCATCATACCCACCAGTTCCATCAAAG ctcccagcatgcaccacAGCAACAGCAACCCATCTATGATGTCAGAGGAAGCCACGAGAGGAGTAGCGGTAGAGAAATTTGACAGCGTGAAAAAGTGGAGCATTAACACGTACAAG TGCACAAAGCAGATGTTTTCAGAGCGCTTTGGTCGTGGCACAAAGACGGTGGACCTGGAGCTTGAGGCTCAGATTGATGTGCTAAGAGAGACTAAGATGAAGTATGAGCGTATTCTGAGACTAGCACGTGAGCTCACCAACCACTTCTACAACATGGTGCAGACTCAGCAGGCTCTTGGAGACACCTTTGCTGATCTTAGCCAGAAATCACCAGAATTGCag GATGAGTTTGGCTATAATGCAGAGACACAAAGACTGCTATGCAAGAATGGAGAGACGCTCCTGGGTGCCATCAATTTCTTTGTGTCCAGCATTAATACATTAGTCAACAAAACCATGGAGGACACACTCATGACCATCAAGATGTATGAGAATGCAAG ACTGGAGTTCGATGCCTATAGAACAGACCTGGAGGAGTTGAGTGTGGGTCCGCGGGATGCTGCGGCCATGATGCGCTTTGAGATTGCTCAGCAGCAGTACCAGATCCAAAAAGACAAGTATGAACGACTGCACAGTGACGTTAGCATCAAACTCAAGTTTCTGGAGGAGAATAAG GTAAAAGTGATGCACAAGCAGCTCCTACTGTTTCATAATGCCATCTCGGCATATTTCGCTGGAAACCAGCAGCAGCTGGAACAGACTCTCAGACAGTTCAACGTGAAATTGAAGCCACCGGGTTCTGACAAGCCGTCATGGCTTGAGGAGCAGTGA
- the arfip2a gene encoding arfaptin-2a isoform X3, which yields MTDSILSKAATMEIPINSNGDSRTAEDDSLEQGAQIGGSLDEIVGTLPVAMDLQQVMVSGPNLNETSIVSGGYGGAAEGIIPTSSIKDIRSKSRGITPSQSAASRIANQPGHYPAPSMHHSNSNPSMMSEEATRGVAVEKFDSVKKWSINTYKCTKQMFSERFGRGTKTVDLELEAQIDVLRETKMKYERILRLARELTNHFYNMVQTQQALGDTFADLSQKSPELQDEFGYNAETQRLLCKNGETLLGAINFFVSSINTLVNKTMEDTLMTIKMYENARLEFDAYRTDLEELSVGPRDAAAMMRFEIAQQQYQIQKDKYERLHSDVSIKLKFLEENKVKVMHKQLLLFHNAISAYFAGNQQQLEQTLRQFNVKLKPPGSDKPSWLEEQ from the exons ATGACAGATAGTATTTTGAGCAAAGCCGCCACTATGGAAATCCCCATCAACAGCAATGGGGACAGCAGGACGGCAGAGGACGACAGTCTTGAGCAG GGTGCACAGATTGGAGGGAGCTTAGATGAAATTGTAGGCACACTGCCAGTGGCCATG GACTTGCAGCAAGTGATGGTGTCTGGACCAAACCTGAATGAAACCAGTATAGTGTCTGGAGGCTATGGAGGGGCAGCAGAGGGCATCATACCCACCAGTTCCATCAAAG acATCCGCTCCAAATCCAGGGGCATCACTCCCAGCCAATCAGCCGCCAGTCGGATAGCAAACCAGCCGGGACATTACCCAG ctcccagcatgcaccacAGCAACAGCAACCCATCTATGATGTCAGAGGAAGCCACGAGAGGAGTAGCGGTAGAGAAATTTGACAGCGTGAAAAAGTGGAGCATTAACACGTACAAG TGCACAAAGCAGATGTTTTCAGAGCGCTTTGGTCGTGGCACAAAGACGGTGGACCTGGAGCTTGAGGCTCAGATTGATGTGCTAAGAGAGACTAAGATGAAGTATGAGCGTATTCTGAGACTAGCACGTGAGCTCACCAACCACTTCTACAACATGGTGCAGACTCAGCAGGCTCTTGGAGACACCTTTGCTGATCTTAGCCAGAAATCACCAGAATTGCag GATGAGTTTGGCTATAATGCAGAGACACAAAGACTGCTATGCAAGAATGGAGAGACGCTCCTGGGTGCCATCAATTTCTTTGTGTCCAGCATTAATACATTAGTCAACAAAACCATGGAGGACACACTCATGACCATCAAGATGTATGAGAATGCAAG ACTGGAGTTCGATGCCTATAGAACAGACCTGGAGGAGTTGAGTGTGGGTCCGCGGGATGCTGCGGCCATGATGCGCTTTGAGATTGCTCAGCAGCAGTACCAGATCCAAAAAGACAAGTATGAACGACTGCACAGTGACGTTAGCATCAAACTCAAGTTTCTGGAGGAGAATAAG GTAAAAGTGATGCACAAGCAGCTCCTACTGTTTCATAATGCCATCTCGGCATATTTCGCTGGAAACCAGCAGCAGCTGGAACAGACTCTCAGACAGTTCAACGTGAAATTGAAGCCACCGGGTTCTGACAAGCCGTCATGGCTTGAGGAGCAGTGA
- the arfip2a gene encoding arfaptin-2a isoform X1: MTDSILSKAATMEIPINSNGDSRTAEDDSLEQGAQIGGSLDEIVGTLPVAMDLQQVMVSGPNLNETSIVSGGYGGAAEGIIPTSSIKGPAIRFNPEYFDRRCGNAPKPDIRSKSRGITPSQSAASRIANQPGHYPAPSMHHSNSNPSMMSEEATRGVAVEKFDSVKKWSINTYKCTKQMFSERFGRGTKTVDLELEAQIDVLRETKMKYERILRLARELTNHFYNMVQTQQALGDTFADLSQKSPELQDEFGYNAETQRLLCKNGETLLGAINFFVSSINTLVNKTMEDTLMTIKMYENARLEFDAYRTDLEELSVGPRDAAAMMRFEIAQQQYQIQKDKYERLHSDVSIKLKFLEENKVKVMHKQLLLFHNAISAYFAGNQQQLEQTLRQFNVKLKPPGSDKPSWLEEQ, encoded by the exons ATGACAGATAGTATTTTGAGCAAAGCCGCCACTATGGAAATCCCCATCAACAGCAATGGGGACAGCAGGACGGCAGAGGACGACAGTCTTGAGCAG GGTGCACAGATTGGAGGGAGCTTAGATGAAATTGTAGGCACACTGCCAGTGGCCATG GACTTGCAGCAAGTGATGGTGTCTGGACCAAACCTGAATGAAACCAGTATAGTGTCTGGAGGCTATGGAGGGGCAGCAGAGGGCATCATACCCACCAGTTCCATCAAAG GACCAGCTATACGTTTCAACCCGGAGTATTTTGACAGAAGATGTGGCAACGCACCCAAACCAG acATCCGCTCCAAATCCAGGGGCATCACTCCCAGCCAATCAGCCGCCAGTCGGATAGCAAACCAGCCGGGACATTACCCAG ctcccagcatgcaccacAGCAACAGCAACCCATCTATGATGTCAGAGGAAGCCACGAGAGGAGTAGCGGTAGAGAAATTTGACAGCGTGAAAAAGTGGAGCATTAACACGTACAAG TGCACAAAGCAGATGTTTTCAGAGCGCTTTGGTCGTGGCACAAAGACGGTGGACCTGGAGCTTGAGGCTCAGATTGATGTGCTAAGAGAGACTAAGATGAAGTATGAGCGTATTCTGAGACTAGCACGTGAGCTCACCAACCACTTCTACAACATGGTGCAGACTCAGCAGGCTCTTGGAGACACCTTTGCTGATCTTAGCCAGAAATCACCAGAATTGCag GATGAGTTTGGCTATAATGCAGAGACACAAAGACTGCTATGCAAGAATGGAGAGACGCTCCTGGGTGCCATCAATTTCTTTGTGTCCAGCATTAATACATTAGTCAACAAAACCATGGAGGACACACTCATGACCATCAAGATGTATGAGAATGCAAG ACTGGAGTTCGATGCCTATAGAACAGACCTGGAGGAGTTGAGTGTGGGTCCGCGGGATGCTGCGGCCATGATGCGCTTTGAGATTGCTCAGCAGCAGTACCAGATCCAAAAAGACAAGTATGAACGACTGCACAGTGACGTTAGCATCAAACTCAAGTTTCTGGAGGAGAATAAG GTAAAAGTGATGCACAAGCAGCTCCTACTGTTTCATAATGCCATCTCGGCATATTTCGCTGGAAACCAGCAGCAGCTGGAACAGACTCTCAGACAGTTCAACGTGAAATTGAAGCCACCGGGTTCTGACAAGCCGTCATGGCTTGAGGAGCAGTGA
- the arfip2a gene encoding arfaptin-2a isoform X2, translated as MTDSILSKAATMEIPINSNGDSRTAEDDSLEQDLQQVMVSGPNLNETSIVSGGYGGAAEGIIPTSSIKGPAIRFNPEYFDRRCGNAPKPDIRSKSRGITPSQSAASRIANQPGHYPAPSMHHSNSNPSMMSEEATRGVAVEKFDSVKKWSINTYKCTKQMFSERFGRGTKTVDLELEAQIDVLRETKMKYERILRLARELTNHFYNMVQTQQALGDTFADLSQKSPELQDEFGYNAETQRLLCKNGETLLGAINFFVSSINTLVNKTMEDTLMTIKMYENARLEFDAYRTDLEELSVGPRDAAAMMRFEIAQQQYQIQKDKYERLHSDVSIKLKFLEENKVKVMHKQLLLFHNAISAYFAGNQQQLEQTLRQFNVKLKPPGSDKPSWLEEQ; from the exons ATGACAGATAGTATTTTGAGCAAAGCCGCCACTATGGAAATCCCCATCAACAGCAATGGGGACAGCAGGACGGCAGAGGACGACAGTCTTGAGCAG GACTTGCAGCAAGTGATGGTGTCTGGACCAAACCTGAATGAAACCAGTATAGTGTCTGGAGGCTATGGAGGGGCAGCAGAGGGCATCATACCCACCAGTTCCATCAAAG GACCAGCTATACGTTTCAACCCGGAGTATTTTGACAGAAGATGTGGCAACGCACCCAAACCAG acATCCGCTCCAAATCCAGGGGCATCACTCCCAGCCAATCAGCCGCCAGTCGGATAGCAAACCAGCCGGGACATTACCCAG ctcccagcatgcaccacAGCAACAGCAACCCATCTATGATGTCAGAGGAAGCCACGAGAGGAGTAGCGGTAGAGAAATTTGACAGCGTGAAAAAGTGGAGCATTAACACGTACAAG TGCACAAAGCAGATGTTTTCAGAGCGCTTTGGTCGTGGCACAAAGACGGTGGACCTGGAGCTTGAGGCTCAGATTGATGTGCTAAGAGAGACTAAGATGAAGTATGAGCGTATTCTGAGACTAGCACGTGAGCTCACCAACCACTTCTACAACATGGTGCAGACTCAGCAGGCTCTTGGAGACACCTTTGCTGATCTTAGCCAGAAATCACCAGAATTGCag GATGAGTTTGGCTATAATGCAGAGACACAAAGACTGCTATGCAAGAATGGAGAGACGCTCCTGGGTGCCATCAATTTCTTTGTGTCCAGCATTAATACATTAGTCAACAAAACCATGGAGGACACACTCATGACCATCAAGATGTATGAGAATGCAAG ACTGGAGTTCGATGCCTATAGAACAGACCTGGAGGAGTTGAGTGTGGGTCCGCGGGATGCTGCGGCCATGATGCGCTTTGAGATTGCTCAGCAGCAGTACCAGATCCAAAAAGACAAGTATGAACGACTGCACAGTGACGTTAGCATCAAACTCAAGTTTCTGGAGGAGAATAAG GTAAAAGTGATGCACAAGCAGCTCCTACTGTTTCATAATGCCATCTCGGCATATTTCGCTGGAAACCAGCAGCAGCTGGAACAGACTCTCAGACAGTTCAACGTGAAATTGAAGCCACCGGGTTCTGACAAGCCGTCATGGCTTGAGGAGCAGTGA
- the arfip2a gene encoding arfaptin-2a isoform X5, with amino-acid sequence MTDSILSKAATMEIPINSNGDSRTAEDDSLEQGAQIGGSLDEIVGTLPVAMDLQQVMVSGPNLNETSIVSGGYGGAAEGIIPTSSIKAPSMHHSNSNPSMMSEEATRGVAVEKFDSVKKWSINTYKCTKQMFSERFGRGTKTVDLELEAQIDVLRETKMKYERILRLARELTNHFYNMVQTQQALGDTFADLSQKSPELQDEFGYNAETQRLLCKNGETLLGAINFFVSSINTLVNKTMEDTLMTIKMYENARLEFDAYRTDLEELSVGPRDAAAMMRFEIAQQQYQIQKDKYERLHSDVSIKLKFLEENKVKVMHKQLLLFHNAISAYFAGNQQQLEQTLRQFNVKLKPPGSDKPSWLEEQ; translated from the exons ATGACAGATAGTATTTTGAGCAAAGCCGCCACTATGGAAATCCCCATCAACAGCAATGGGGACAGCAGGACGGCAGAGGACGACAGTCTTGAGCAG GGTGCACAGATTGGAGGGAGCTTAGATGAAATTGTAGGCACACTGCCAGTGGCCATG GACTTGCAGCAAGTGATGGTGTCTGGACCAAACCTGAATGAAACCAGTATAGTGTCTGGAGGCTATGGAGGGGCAGCAGAGGGCATCATACCCACCAGTTCCATCAAAG ctcccagcatgcaccacAGCAACAGCAACCCATCTATGATGTCAGAGGAAGCCACGAGAGGAGTAGCGGTAGAGAAATTTGACAGCGTGAAAAAGTGGAGCATTAACACGTACAAG TGCACAAAGCAGATGTTTTCAGAGCGCTTTGGTCGTGGCACAAAGACGGTGGACCTGGAGCTTGAGGCTCAGATTGATGTGCTAAGAGAGACTAAGATGAAGTATGAGCGTATTCTGAGACTAGCACGTGAGCTCACCAACCACTTCTACAACATGGTGCAGACTCAGCAGGCTCTTGGAGACACCTTTGCTGATCTTAGCCAGAAATCACCAGAATTGCag GATGAGTTTGGCTATAATGCAGAGACACAAAGACTGCTATGCAAGAATGGAGAGACGCTCCTGGGTGCCATCAATTTCTTTGTGTCCAGCATTAATACATTAGTCAACAAAACCATGGAGGACACACTCATGACCATCAAGATGTATGAGAATGCAAG ACTGGAGTTCGATGCCTATAGAACAGACCTGGAGGAGTTGAGTGTGGGTCCGCGGGATGCTGCGGCCATGATGCGCTTTGAGATTGCTCAGCAGCAGTACCAGATCCAAAAAGACAAGTATGAACGACTGCACAGTGACGTTAGCATCAAACTCAAGTTTCTGGAGGAGAATAAG GTAAAAGTGATGCACAAGCAGCTCCTACTGTTTCATAATGCCATCTCGGCATATTTCGCTGGAAACCAGCAGCAGCTGGAACAGACTCTCAGACAGTTCAACGTGAAATTGAAGCCACCGGGTTCTGACAAGCCGTCATGGCTTGAGGAGCAGTGA
- the fhdc4 gene encoding FH2 domain-containing protein 1, which translates to MIPPPPPPPPPPPPNAPPPPPPPPPALFSGGGPFARGPMRASKMRNFNWEAIPKDTVLGKHNIWTAEKNSEFELDTKRMEELFSRNDQKQVQATNRRSVRQSPSNASGPEMVTILNSKKNMNIGIFLKQFKRSVSGMIEDIINGRGERFGTGKLKELCKLLPEDGEVRQLLDFKGDCSALSEADRFMVQLVKVPCYEERLNSLVLKEEFPHFMDEVNHSIAVMTSAGQELLECADLHSVIHLVLKTGNYMNSGGYAGSAVGFRITSLLKLADTKANKPGMNLMHYVAMQAQKIDASLLKFPEKLQHIGDAARIHKQEIESDFQKEMNRVQVVKQNASKQPDLEEQMNDFLQNADTRLKDTETAFKNLSAVSDSVAGYFCEDPTQFKLEECCSIFYSFCEKFKRAVQENLEREMVEVKRRQRDRNQIAAKRRSTATCSSRDKDIEGAALESILQRFNSRQSRRRAGTNSTSRGDLTETTTPEKLPADNREVKRDSWIKSAIQSSLIKESVDKDETPMYPEITISSPAQNNMDSSINQRVSVFTVQEEEDVQTEIEVQNMREVSRKVLQYQSSRSSVSSGEALSPILSPRQTFFQEDRRLLIVTIEENTSKSSSLLQNGQIINRRHTISLPESSCGNASQEDLFVPGDLNASPAPSIGVIGKGKSVDCGMIATLQNSTETAKDSETKPLDSEEESQSVDSSRSQSVEPETKAEETMPSLQFSTTKRNSQTISFKSTKEGFSLMSLFKRWREKDKSKELDSDSVDP; encoded by the exons ATGATACCACCGCCGCCGCCACCgccaccaccaccacctcctaATGCCCCacctccccctcctcctccacccCCTGCCCTCTTCTCTGGTGGAGGCCCATTTGCCAGAGGCCCAATGCGGGCCTCTAAAATGCGTAATTTCAATTGGGAAGCCATACCTAAGGACACAGTGCTTGGCAAGCATAACATATGGACGGCTGAGAAGAACAGTGAGTTTGAGTTGGACACCAAACGCATGGAGGAGTTATTCAGCCGCAATGATCAGAAGCAGGTCCAGGCCACAAACCGCCGCAGTGTGCGCCAGTCCCCGAGCAATGCTTCAGGTCCCGAAATG GTAACCATCCTCAACTCCAAGAAGAACATGAATATCGGTATCTTTCTCAAGCAGTTTAAAAG GTCAGTGAGTGGAATGATTGAGGACATTATCAACGGTAGAGGAGAACGATTTGGTACAGGGAAACTGAAGGAGTTGTGCAAACTACTGCCAGAGGATGGAGAG GTACGTCAGCTTCTTGATTTTAAAGGGGACTGTTCGGCTCTCTCTGAGGCAGATCGGTTCATGGTACAACTTGTCAAAGTTCCTTG CTATGAGGAACGGCTGAACAGTTTAGTACTCAAAGAGGAATTCCCTCATTTTATGGATGAAGTGAATCACTCTATTGCAGTTATGACCTCTGCTGGACAAG AGCTGCTGGAATGTGCCGATCTACATTCAGTCATTCATCTGGTCTTGAAGACAGGAAACTACATGAACTCT GGAGGCTACGCTGGCAGCGCGGTGGGATTCCGCATAACGTCTCTTCTCAAACTAGCAGATACCAAAGCCAACAAGCCTGGAATGAACCTCATGCACTATGTTGCAATG CAAGCCCAAAAGATTGATGCATCGCTGTTGAAGTTCCCAGAAAAGCTACAGCACATCGGAGATGCAGCAAG GATCCATAAGCAGGAAATTGAGTCTGATTTCCAAAAGGAAATGAATAGAGTCCAGGTGGTGAAGCAGAATGCTAGTAAACAACCAGATCTGGAAGAACAGATGAATGATTTTCTGCAG aaCGCAGACACCAGGTTAAAGGACACCGAGACGGCTTTCAAAAACCTTTCTGCCGTGAGTGATTCAGTAGCGGGGTATTTCTGTGAGGATCCAACTCAGTTCAAACTAGAAGAATGTTGCTCCATTTTCTACTCTTTCTGTGAGAAGTTCAAACGAGCCGTTCAG GAGAATCTTGAACGAGAAATGGTGGAGGTGAAACGCAGACAGCGAGACCGTAATCAAATAGCAGCCAAGCGCCGTTCCACCGCCACCTGCTCCTCACGGGACAAAGACATTGAAGGGGCTGCTCTTGAGTCCATCCTACAGAGATTCAACAGTCGCCAATCCCGCCGTAGAGCCGGGACCAATTCCACCTCACGGGGGGATCTTACTGAGACCACCACGCCAGAGAAACTCCCGGCCGACAACAGAGAGGTCAAGAGAGACAGCTGGATCAAAAGTGCCATTCAGTCCTCTTTGATCAAGGAGAGCGTTGATAAAGACGAGACACCCATGTACCCAGAGATTACAATCTCAAGCCCAGCGCAGAACAATATGGATTCCTCGATCAATCAACGTGTCTCTGTATTCACGGTGCAGGAGGAGGAAGATGTGCAGACAGAGATAGAAGTGCAAAATATGAGAGAGGTGTCGCGGAAAGTTTTGCAATACCAGTCCAGTAGGAGTAGCGTTTCATCTGGCGAGGCCCTGTCACCCATCCTGTCTCCCAGGCAGACGTTCTTCCAGGAAGACAGAAGACTGCTGATCGTGACCATAGAAGAAAACACCTCGAAATCCAGCTCTCTGCTGCAGAACGGCCAGATCATCAATCGCAGGCACACGATCTCACTTCCCGAGAGCAGTTGTGGAAACGCCAGCCAAGAGGATCTATTTGTGCCCGGTGATCTAAACGCGTCTCCGGCTCCCTCTATAGGTGTTATCGGAAAAGGGAAATCGGTGGATTGCGGTATGATTGCCACACTGCAAAACTCTACAGAGACTGCTAAAGACTCAGAAACCAAGCCGCTTGATTCTGAAGAGGAATCGCAATCTGTTGACTCATCGCGGTCACAATCGGTCGAGCCGGAGACAAAGGCTGAAGAGACGATGCCTAGCTTGCAGTTTAGTACCACGAAGAGAAATAGCCAAACTATATCGTTCAAAAGCACAAAAGAGGGCTTCAGCCTCATGTCTTTATTTAAGCGTTGGCGTGAAAAAGACAAATCAAAAGAGCTTGATTCTGACAGCGTAGACCCCTGA